A window of the Salarias fasciatus chromosome 7, fSalaFa1.1, whole genome shotgun sequence genome harbors these coding sequences:
- the LOC115392103 gene encoding piggyBac transposable element-derived protein 4-like isoform X1: MKRNKRHTTEQALEIILSDSGTDVILEDSSSEEDSEPQPDNDSDYQLPTEESDEEDEEDEPGPSASTQPPSRGLSRRASAPPPPPPQPEQFSPCAQQKPGKAPAKRRRSDPAATEGERWHNREEKDRKPEPLKFAPAREPGPTFDRTAAWTPLSLFQLFFSASVIRTIIDNTNANAAKRIGAGLKFRWAPLTVRDFYTFLSIIVFSGLVEVHNRADYWRRKWPYNFAFPRENMSRDRFEAILWSLHLSSSEDDEENDRKRQTANYDRLCKIKPLYTEIVAACMAHFQPYRNICVDERMVASKARISMKQYMKDKPTKWGYKLFVLADSATGYTWNFSVYSGKTDKPEGSAGGHGLSYSSVVDLMPFSVLGSGYTLFVDNFYTSPALFQDLHRKNIACCGTIRKNLVGFPNTVSNGFPKNPDRGDIRWIRRDPLLFVKWMDTREVAVCSTLHEAFSGKTVKRKVKEAGVWQTKSIPVPDCILDYNANMGGVDLSDALIGYYSVHHKSMKWYKTFFYHFLDIAIVNSFILYKEICKTRADLTEKSHKMFREQLAAEMLSFEAGSAPQPAPMSTCMPAYYGTDATQSRRYCRRCQDRGTPRVKTPVYCRKCNVPLCLTAKKNCFSQWHDGQ; encoded by the exons atgaagagaaacaagcGGCACACCACTGAACAAGCACTCGAGATAATTCTCAGTGATAGTGGGACTGACGTCATCTTGGAAGATTCGTCTTCTGAAGAGGACTCTGAGCCACAGCCGGACAATGATAGTGACTATCAGTTACCAACGGAAGAAAG TgatgaggaagacgaggaagacGAGCCAGGACCCTCAGCGTCGACCCAACCCCCATCTCGTGGACTCTCCCGCCGTGCATCAgctccgcctccccctcccccgcagcCAGAGCAATTCTCACCTTGTGCACAACAAAAGCCCGGGAAAGCTCCAGCCAAGCGTCGCAGAAGTGACCCTGCAGCCACCGAAGGAGAAAGGTGGcacaacagagaggaaaaagacagaaaaccagaGCCTCTCAAATTTGCACCTGCCCGGGAACCTGGGCCCACATTCGACAGAACAGCAGCATGGACCCCTCTTTCacttttccagctgtttttcagtGCGTCAGTCATAAGGACAATTATTGACAACACAAATGCCAATGCTGCCAAAAGGATTGGGGCAGGGCTCAAGTTTCGGTGGGCACCTCTAACTGTGAGAGACTTTTACACTTTTCTTTCAATTATTGTTTTCTCTGGCCTTGTTGAAGTACATAACAGAGCGGATTACTGGAGGAGAAAGTGGCCTTACAACTTTGCCTTCCCCCGGGAGAACATGTCCCGGGACCGGTTTGAAGCCATCCTGTGGTCATTGCACCTCAGTAGtagtgaggatgatgaggagaaTGACCGGAAAAGACAGACTGCTAATTACGATCGCCTCTGCAAAATCAAACCGTTATACACAGAGATAGTGGCTGCCTGTATGGCTCATTTTCAGCCATATAGAAACATCTGTGTAGATGAGCGGATGGTAGCGTCTAAAGCCAGAATAAGtatgaaacagtacatgaaagACAAGCCGACAAAGTGGGGGTATAAACTCTTTGTCCTTGCAGACTCTGCTACTGGATATACATGGAACTTTTCAGTATATTCAGGGAAAACTGACAAACCTGAAGGCAGCGCAGGTGGTCATGGTCTCAGCTACAGTTCAGTAGTGGATCTTATGCCATTTTCTGTTCTTGGTTCGGGCTACACACTGTTTGTGGACAATTTTTACACCAGCCCTGCTCTCTTTCAGGACCTTCACAGGAAGAACATTGCCTGCTGTGGGACTATTCGAAAAAACCTTGTTGGTTTTCCAAATACAGTTTCCAACGGCTTTCCAAAAAACCCAGACAGGGGAGACATACGCTGGATTAGGCGAGATCCTTTACTTTTTGTCAAGTGGATGGACACACGGGAGGTGGCAGTGTGTTCCActctccatgaagccttcagtGGGAAGACTGTAAAGCGTAAGGTGAAGGAGGCTGGGGTGTGGCAGACAAAATCAATCCCTGTCCCAGATTGCATTTTGGACTATAATGCTAACATGGGTGGCGTAGATCTTTCTGATGCTCTCATTGGATACTACAGTGTACACCACAAAAGCATGAAGTGGTACAAGACATTTTTCTACCACTTCTTGGACATTGCTATT GTGAACAGTTTCATCCTGTACAAGGAGATCTGCAAGACAAGGGCTGATTTGACTGAAAAGAGCCATAAAATGTTCAGggagcagcttgctgctgaAATGTTGTCTTTTGAAGCAGGCTCAGCACCCCAGCCAGCACCCATGTCGACGTGCATGCCAGCGTACTATGGCACGGATGCCACACAGTCAAGGAGATACTGTCGGAGATGCCAGGACCGAGGCACTCCTAGGGTGAAAACCCCAGTATACTGTAGAAAGTGCAATGTACCCCTGTGCCTCACAGccaaaaaaaactgcttttcacAGTGGCATGATGGCCAGTGA
- the LOC115392103 gene encoding uncharacterized protein LOC115392103 isoform X3, which yields MRLVRCVVGACLKNIMAEPKASFFSWKYAHYFSFVEQKERNVYVRCNLCLGTKTLSAAANSSSNLLKHLGTQHATTKLVAKASGPLTVVLDILQGEDSCHYGTLLPALETLMSKTLEVKDSLTVATGLPEAVVEVLHYLQTADTSMEILNQFPKIKEICLRKNAALPSSAPVERLFSLGTLVLSPKRNRLSDKRFEKLLLMRYNHWFVKEE from the exons ATGAGGCTCGTGCGCTGCGTTGTGGGGGCGTGTTTGAAGAACATCATGGCGGAACCCAAGGCAAGTTTCTTCTCGTGGAAGTACGCTCACTACTTCTCCTTCGTTGAGCAGAAGGAAAGAAATGTTTATGTTAGATGCAACTTGTGTCTTGGAACTAAGaccctctctgcagcagcaaacagcagctctAATCTGTTAAAGCATCTCGGCACGCAGCATGCGACGACGAAACTTGTTGCTAAAGCTAGCGGGCCACTCACTGTTGTTCTGGACATCCTGCAAGGAGAGGACAGCTGTCACTATGGCACCCTCCTGCCCGCTCTGGAGACATTGATGTCAAAGACTTTGGAGGTGAAAGACAGTTTGACTGTGGCAACTGGCCTTCCTGAAGCTGTAGTTGAG GTTCTACATTACTTGCAAACAGCCGACACCAGCATGGAGATTCTCAACCAGTTCcccaaaataaaggaaatttgTCTGAGAAAGAATGCAGCTCTCCCGTCCAGTGCACCTGTTGAGAGGCTCTTCAGCCTGGGGACTCTGGTGCTGTCTCCAAAGAGGAACAGGCTTTCAGACAAAAGGTTTGAGAAGCTGTTGCTCATGAGGTACAACCACTGGTTCGTCAAAGAAGAATAA
- the LOC115392103 gene encoding piggyBac transposable element-derived protein 4-like isoform X2, with translation MKRNKRHTTEQALEIILSDSGTDVILEDSSSEEDSEPQPDNDSDYQLPTEESDEEDEEDEPGPSASTQPPSRGLSRRASAPPPPPPQPEQFSPCAQQKPGKAPAKRRRSDPAATEGERWHNREEKDRKPEPLKFAPAREPGPTFDRTAAWTPLSLFQLFFSASVIRTIIDNTNANAAKRIGAGLKFRWAPLTVRDFYTFLSIIVFSGLVEVHNRADYWRRKWPYNFAFPRENMSRDRFEAILWSLHLSSSEDDEENDRKRQTANYDRLCKIKPLYTEIVAACMAHFQPYRNICVDERMVASKARISMKQYMKDKPTKWGYKLFVLADSATGYTWNFSVYSGKTDKPEGSAGGHGLSYSSVVDLMPFSVLGSGYTLFVDNFYTSPALFQDLHRKNIACCGTIRKNLVGFPNTVSNGFPKNPDRGDIRWIRRDPLLFVKWMDTREVAVCSTLHEAFSGKTVKRKVKEAGVWQTKSIPVPDCILDYNANMGGVDLSDALIGYYSVHHKSMKWYKTFFYHFLDIAIVNSSVGTNALSRY, from the exons atgaagagaaacaagcGGCACACCACTGAACAAGCACTCGAGATAATTCTCAGTGATAGTGGGACTGACGTCATCTTGGAAGATTCGTCTTCTGAAGAGGACTCTGAGCCACAGCCGGACAATGATAGTGACTATCAGTTACCAACGGAAGAAAG TgatgaggaagacgaggaagacGAGCCAGGACCCTCAGCGTCGACCCAACCCCCATCTCGTGGACTCTCCCGCCGTGCATCAgctccgcctccccctcccccgcagcCAGAGCAATTCTCACCTTGTGCACAACAAAAGCCCGGGAAAGCTCCAGCCAAGCGTCGCAGAAGTGACCCTGCAGCCACCGAAGGAGAAAGGTGGcacaacagagaggaaaaagacagaaaaccagaGCCTCTCAAATTTGCACCTGCCCGGGAACCTGGGCCCACATTCGACAGAACAGCAGCATGGACCCCTCTTTCacttttccagctgtttttcagtGCGTCAGTCATAAGGACAATTATTGACAACACAAATGCCAATGCTGCCAAAAGGATTGGGGCAGGGCTCAAGTTTCGGTGGGCACCTCTAACTGTGAGAGACTTTTACACTTTTCTTTCAATTATTGTTTTCTCTGGCCTTGTTGAAGTACATAACAGAGCGGATTACTGGAGGAGAAAGTGGCCTTACAACTTTGCCTTCCCCCGGGAGAACATGTCCCGGGACCGGTTTGAAGCCATCCTGTGGTCATTGCACCTCAGTAGtagtgaggatgatgaggagaaTGACCGGAAAAGACAGACTGCTAATTACGATCGCCTCTGCAAAATCAAACCGTTATACACAGAGATAGTGGCTGCCTGTATGGCTCATTTTCAGCCATATAGAAACATCTGTGTAGATGAGCGGATGGTAGCGTCTAAAGCCAGAATAAGtatgaaacagtacatgaaagACAAGCCGACAAAGTGGGGGTATAAACTCTTTGTCCTTGCAGACTCTGCTACTGGATATACATGGAACTTTTCAGTATATTCAGGGAAAACTGACAAACCTGAAGGCAGCGCAGGTGGTCATGGTCTCAGCTACAGTTCAGTAGTGGATCTTATGCCATTTTCTGTTCTTGGTTCGGGCTACACACTGTTTGTGGACAATTTTTACACCAGCCCTGCTCTCTTTCAGGACCTTCACAGGAAGAACATTGCCTGCTGTGGGACTATTCGAAAAAACCTTGTTGGTTTTCCAAATACAGTTTCCAACGGCTTTCCAAAAAACCCAGACAGGGGAGACATACGCTGGATTAGGCGAGATCCTTTACTTTTTGTCAAGTGGATGGACACACGGGAGGTGGCAGTGTGTTCCActctccatgaagccttcagtGGGAAGACTGTAAAGCGTAAGGTGAAGGAGGCTGGGGTGTGGCAGACAAAATCAATCCCTGTCCCAGATTGCATTTTGGACTATAATGCTAACATGGGTGGCGTAGATCTTTCTGATGCTCTCATTGGATACTACAGTGTACACCACAAAAGCATGAAGTGGTACAAGACATTTTTCTACCACTTCTTGGACATTGCTATTGTGAACAGCAGTGTTGGGACTAACGCGTTATCGCGTTATTAG